One window of the Nicotiana tabacum cultivar K326 chromosome 4, ASM71507v2, whole genome shotgun sequence genome contains the following:
- the LOC107809098 gene encoding glutamate synthase 1 [NADH], chloroplastic-like isoform X1: protein MSIVSSSVNNGVVMPSPAKSLAGHQLNAMPLGRVGVGLGRTTRASRCLAKRTTGFDKRFYGAKLRASGSERLHLWQSDGPGQAPKLKVVVRSALSNVPEKPLGLYDPSFDKDSCGVGFVAELSGESNRKTVTDAVEMLVRMSHRGACGCETNTGDGAGILVALPHDFYKEVASEVGFELPPPGQYAVGMFFLPTSESRREQSKIVFTKVAESLGHTVLGWRPVPTDNSGLGKSALQTEPVIEQVFLTPTPRSKVDFERQMYILRRVSMVAIRAALNLQHGGVRDFYICSLSSRTIVYKGQLKPNQLKEYYYADLGNERFTSYMALVHSRFSTNTFPSWDRAQPMRVLGHNGEINTLRGNVNWMRAREGLLKCKELGLSKTEMKKLLPIVDASSSDSGAFDGVLELLLRAGRSLPEAVMMMIPEAWQNDKNMDPNRKALYEYFSALMEPWDGPALISFTDGRYLGATLDRNGLRPGRFYVTYSGRVVMASEVGVVDIPPEDVCRKGRLNPGMMLLVDFENHVVVDDEALKQQYSLARPYGQWLKRQKIELKDIVESVNKSYRIPPPIAGVLPALNDDDSMENMGLYGLLAPLKAFGYTVESLEMLLLPMAKDGVEALGSMGNDAPLAVMSNREKLTFEYFKQMFAQVTNPPIDPIREKIVTSMECMIGPEGDLTETTEEQCHRLSLKGPLLSIEEMEAVKKMNYRGWRSKVLDITFSRDRGAKGLEETLDRICSEAHNAIQEGYTTIILSDRGFSPKRVAVSSLLAVGAVHHHLVKKLERTRVALIVESAEPREVHHFCTLVGFGADAICPYLAVEAIWRLQVDGKIPPKSTGEFRSKDELVKKYFKASHYGMQKVLAKMGISTLASYKGAQIFEAVGLSSEVMERCFNGTPSRVEGATFDALAKDALKLHELAFPARALAPGSAEAVALPNPGDYHWRKGGEIHLNDPLAIAKLQEAARTNSVAAYKEYSKRVQELNRQCNLRGLLKFKEAEVKVPLEEVEPASEIVKRFVTGAMSYGSISLEAHATLAMAMNKIGGKSNTGEGGEQPSRMEPLPNGSMNPKRSAIKQVASGRFGVSSYYLTNADELQIKMAQGAKPGEGGELPGHKVIGDIAVTRNSTAGVGLISPPPHHDIYSIEDLAQLIHDLKNANPGARVSVKLVSEAGVGVIASGVVKGHADHVLISGHDGGTGASRWTGIKSAGLPWELGLAETHQTLVANDLRGRTTLQTDGQLKTGRDVAVAALLGAEEFGFSTAPLITLGCIMMRKCHKNTCPVGIATQDPILREKFAGEPEHVINFFFMLAEEVREIMSQLGFRTLTEMVGRSDMLALDKDLTKNNDKLKNIDLSLLLRPAADIRPEAAQYCVQKQDHGLDMALDNNLIALSKAALEKSLPVYIETPICNVNRAVGTMLSHEVTKRYHLAGLPADTIHIKLSGSAGQSLGAFLCPGITLELEGDSNDYVGKGLSGGKIIVYPPKESKFDPKENIVIGNVALYGATTGEAYFNGMAAERFCVRNSGAKAVVEGVGDHGCEYMTGGTVVVLGKTGRNFAAGMSGGVAYVLDVDSKFRSHCNSELVDLDKVEEEDDIMTLKMMIQQHQRNTNSQLAKDVLADFDNLLPRFIKVFPRDYKRVLASMKKEEANKAANERAIKEAEEQEEADLKEKDAFEELKKLAAASKDQSSQVEEEKTLKRPTEVADAVKHRGFVAYERQGVSYRDPDVRMRDWKEVMEESKPSPLLKTQSARCMDCGTPFCHQENSGCPLGNKIPEFNELVYQNRWREALDRLLETNNFPEFTGRVCPAPCEGSCVLGIIENPVSIKSIECAIIDKAFEEGWMVPRPPSERTGKRVAIVGSGPSGLAAADQLNRKGHTVTVFERADRIGGLMMYGVPNMKTDKIDVVQRRVDLMEKEGVKFVVNANVGNDPVYSLERLREDHDAIVLAVGATKPRDLPVPGRDLSGVHFAMEFLHANTKSLLDSNLQDEKYISAKGKKVVVIGGGDTGTDCIGTSIRHGCSSVVNLELLPQPPQTRAPGNPWPQWPRIFRVDYGHQEAAAKFGKDPRSYEVLTKRFIGDENGNVKGLEVIRVQWEKDASGRFQFKEVEGSEEIIGADLVMLAMGFLGPESTIADKLGLEKDNRSNFKADYGRFSTSVEGVFAAGDCRRGQSLVVWAISEGRQAAAQVDKFLMKDDDDDFTVDVASQQEFVKKQQDSSKQQTVVT, encoded by the exons ATGTCGATTGTTTCGAGTTCTGTGAACAATGGCGTGGTTATGCCATCGCCGGCCAAGAGTCTGGCGGGCCATCAATTGAATGCTATGCCTTTGGGCAGAGTCGGTGTTGGTCTGGGCAGAACTACTAGGGCCTCTAGATGTTTAGCTAAGAGGACTACCGGTTTCGATAAGAGGTTTTATGGAGCCAAACTCCGGGCCTCGGGTTCTGAAAGGTTGCACCTTTGGCAATCAGATGGGCCGGGCCAGGCTCCGAAGCTTAAGGTCGTGGTTCGTTCTGCATTGTCTAATGTGCCGGAGAAGCCACTCGGCCTTTACGATCCGTCGTTTGATAAGGACTCTTGTGGCGTTGGGTTTGTGGCTGAACTTTCTGGTGAAAGCAACCGGAAAACG gTTACTGATGCTGTTGAGATGTTAGTTCGGATGTCTCATAGAGGCGCGTGTGGTTGTGAGACTAATACTGGAGATGGGGCCGGTATTCTTGTGGCTTTGCCTCATGATTTCTACAAGGAG GTAGCAAGTGAGGTTGGATTTGAGCTACCACCACCTGGCCAATATGCAGTTGGTATGTTCTTCCTACCTACCTCTGAAAGCCGTAGGGAGCAAAGCAAAATTGTATTTACAAAG GTGGCTGAGTCACTCGGGCATACAGTTCTTGGATGGCGTCCAGTCCCTACAGATAATTCGGGGCTGGGCAAGTCTGCATTGCAGACAGAACCTGTCATTGAGCAAGTGTTTCTGACACCAACTCCTCGGTCAAAGGTCGACTTTGAGCGTCAG ATGTATATTCTGAGGAGGGTTTCAATGGTAGCTATCCGCGCTGCTTTAAACCTCCAACATGGTGGCGTGAGAGATTTCTATATATGTTCTCTTTCTTCAAG GACTATTGTTTACAAAGGTCAGTTGAAGCCTAATCAGTTGAAGGAATACTACTATGCAGATTTGGGCAATGAAAGGTTTACGAGCTACATGGCCCTG GTGCATTCTAGGTTCTCTACAAATACCTTTCCTAGTTGGGATCGTGCTCAGCCTATGCGTGTTTTGGGTCATAACGGGGAAATTAACACACTTCGAGGCAACGTGAATTG GATGAGGGCTCGTGAAGGTCTTCTTAAATGCAAAGAGCTTGGCCTTTCAAAGACAGAAATGAAAAAGCTCTTGCCCATTGTTGATGCCAGTTCATCTGACTCAG GAGCTTTTGACGGTGTACTTGAGCTTCTGCTTCGAGCTGGTAGAAGCCTCCCAGAAGCTGTAATGATGATGATTCCTGAAGCCTGGCAGAATGACAAGAACATGGATCCTAACCGGAAGGCATTGTATGAGTATTTTTCAGCTCTCATGGAACCATGGGATGGACCTGCCCTTATATCAT TTACTGATGGGCGCTATCTTGGAGCTACATTAGATCGGAATGGTCTGCGTCCAGGTCGCTTTTATGTCACATACAGTGGCAGGGTTGTTATGGCAAGTGAAGTTGGAGTAGTTGATATTCCACCCGAAGATGTATGCAGAAAAGGTCGACTAAACCCTGGAATGATGCTTCTGGTGGACTTTGAGAACCATGTTGTTGTAGATGATGAAGCTTTGAAGCAGCAGTACTCTCTCGCAAGACCTTATGGACAGTGGCTTAAAAGGCAAAAGATAGAGCTGAAAGACATTGTTGAGTCTGTAAATAAATCCTACAGGATCCCTCCACCCATTGCAGGAGTTTTGCCT GCGTTAAATGATGATGACAGTATGGAAAATATGGGGCTTTATGGTTTATTGGCTCCGTTAAAGGCTTTCGG TTACACTGTGGAGTCCTTAGAAATGCTGCTACTTCCAATGGCAAAAGACGGCGTCGAGGCTCTTGGCTCAATGGGAAATGATGCTCCATTAGCAGTGATGTCTAACAGAGAGAAACTTACATTTGAGTATTTCAAGCAGATGTTTGCTCAAGTCACAAACCCTCCTATTGACCCTATAAGGGAAAAAATTGTTACCTCTATGGAATGTATGATTGGTCCTGAAGGAGATCTTACAGAGACCACTGAAGAACAGTGTCACCGCCTCTCACTCAAGGGACCTCTTTTGTCCATTGAAGAAATGGAAGCTGTGAAAAAGATGAACTACAGAGGGTGGCGCAGTAAGGTTCTTGATATTACCTTCTCCCGAGACCGTGGTGCGAAGGGTCTTGAGGAGACCTTAGATAGGATCTGCTCTGAAGCGCACAACGCGATTCAGGAGGGTTACACAACAATCATTCTTTCTGACAGAG GCTTCTCGCCAAAGCGTGTTGCGGTGAGCTCTTTATTGGCTGTCGGTGCTGTCCATCATCATTTAGTTAAAAAGCTTGAGCGGACTCGTGTTGCACTGATTGTTGAATCTGCTGAGCCACGAGAAGTACACCATTTCTGTACATTGGTAGGATTTGGTGCTGATGCTATCTGCCCTTATTTGGCCGTAGAAGCTATATGGAGACTACAGGTTGATGGAAAAATCCCACCAAAGTCAACTGGTGAGTTCCGTTCCAAGGATGAGCTTGTCAAGAAATACTTCAAAGCAAGTCATTATGGCATGCAGAAGGTTCTTGCAAAAATGGGCATATCAACATTGGCATCGTACAAGGGCGCTCAGATTTTTGAGGCAGTTGGCCTTTCATCAGAAGTGATGGAGCGGTGTTTCAATGGAACTCCTAGCAGAGTGGAAGGTGCAACTTTTGATGCACTTGCAAAAGATGCACTCAAGCTGCATGAACTAGCGTTCCCAGCACGAGCCTTGGCTCCAGGGAGTGCAGAGGCTGTGGCACTCCCTAATCCTGGTGATTATCATTGGAGAAAAGGTGGTGAGATTCACCTTAATGATCCACTTGCCATTGCAAAATTGCAGGAGGCTGCACGAACTAATAGTGTAGCTGCCTACAAAGAATATTCTAAGCGTGTGCAGGAATTAAATAGACAATGCAATTTAAGGGGACTTTTGAAGTTTAAAGAGGCAGAGGTGAAAGTTCCTCTGGAAGAAGTTGAACCAGCAAGTGAGATTGTAAAACGTTTTGTTACTGGAGCCATGAGTTATGGATCAATCTCTTTGGAGGCACATGCTACTCTTGCTATGGCAATGAACAAAATTGGGGGCAAATCTAACACAG GTGAGGGTGGTGAGCAACCATCTCGGATGGAGCCTCTTCCTAATGGTTCAATGAATCCAAAAAGAAGTGCAATTAAGCAGGTTGCAAGTGGTAGATTTGGAGTCTCAAGTTATTACCTCACAAATGCGGACGAGCTACAGATAAAAATGGCTCAG GGAGCCAAGCCTGGAGAAGGGGGTGAACTTCCTGGACACAAGGTCATTGGTGACATAGCTGTCACTAGGAACTCCACAGCTGGAGTTGGACTAATTAGTCCTCCTCCTCATCATGATATCTATTCTATTGAGGATCTTGCACAGTTGATTCATGATCTTAAG AATGCAAATCCGGGGGCACGTGTAAGTGTCAAGTTGGTTTCTGAAGCTGGCGTTGGGGTTATTGCTAGCGGTGTTGTCAAGGGACATGCTGATCATGTCTTGATCTCCGGTCATGATGGAGGCACGGGTGCCTCAAGATGGACTGGTATCAAGAGTGCCGGGCTTCCATGGGAACTTGGTCTTGCAGAGACACATCAAACTTTAGTGGCTAATGACCTCCGTGGCCGAACAACACTGCAAACGGATGGCCAATTGAAAACTGGAAGAGATGTGGCTGTTGCTGCTCTTCTTGGTGCAGAGGAGTTTGGTTTCAGCACTGCTCCCCTCATAACACTTGGTTGCATAATGAtgagaaaatgccacaaaaacaCTTGCCCTGTGGGAATTGCCACTCAAGATCCAATTCTTCGGGAGAAGTTTGCTGGAGAACCAGAACATGTCATAAATTTCTTCTTCATGCTGGCTGAGGAAGTAAGAGAAATCATGTCTCAGCTTGGTTTTAGAACACTTACTGAAATGGTTGGCCGTTCAGACATGCTTGCACTGGATAAAGATTTAACCAAGAACAATGACAAACTAAAGAACATCGATCTGTCCCTACTGCTTCGACCTGCTGCTGATATCCGTCCTGAAGCTGCCCAATATTGTGTACAGAAACAGGATCATGGTTTAGACATGGCTTTAGATAACAATTTGATAGCCCTTTCCAAAGCTGCTTTGGAGAAAAGTCTTCCTGTATACATTGAAACTCCAATCTGTAATGTAAATCGCGCTGTCGGAACAATGCTAAGCCATGAAGTTACCAAGCGATATCACCTCGCAGGACTCCCTGCAGACACCATTCATATCAAACTTAGTGGAAGTGCAGGGCAGAGTCTGGGAGCTTTTCTTTGCCCTGGCATCACGTTAGAGCTTGAAGGAGACAGCAATGATTATGTTGGTAAAGGTTTGTCAGGGGGGAAAATCATTGTCTATCCTCCAAAAGAAAGCAAGTTTGACCCCAAGGAAAATATTGTGATTGGAAATGTAGCTCTTTATGGGGCAACAACTGGGGAGGCATATTTTAATGGGATGGCAGCAGAAAGATTTTGTGTCCGTAACTCAGGggccaaagctgttgtagaagGTGTTGGTGATCATGGCTGTGAGTACATGACTGGTGGTACAGTTGTTGTCCTCGGAAAAACTGGAAGAAACTTTGCTGCTGGTATGAGTGGTGgcgttgcctatgttcttgatgtGGATTCAAAGTTCCGATCTCATTGCAATTCAGAGCTGGTTGATCTTGAtaaagttgaagaagaagatgatatcaTGACTTTGAAGATGATGATACAGCAACATCAGCGTAACACAAACAGCCAACTGGCAAAAGATGTTCTTGCAGACTTTGATAATCTTTTGCCTAGATTTATTAAGGTCTTCCCTAGAGATTATAAACGGGTTCTGGCAAGCATGAAAAAAGAGGAAGCTAACAAAGCAGCAAATGAACGTGCCATCAAGGAAGCGGAGGAGCAAGAAGAGGCAGATTTGAAGGAGAAAGATGCCTTTGAAGAGCTGAAGAAATTAGCAGCTGCATCTAAGGACCAATCCAGTCAG GTTGAAGAGGAAAAAACATTGAAGAGGCCCACCGAAGTTGCTGATGCAGTCAAGCATCGAGGTTTTGTTGCTTATGAGCGACAGGGCGTGTCATACAGGGATCCAGATGTTCGGATGAGGGACTGGAAAGAGGTTATGGAAGAGTCAAAACCCAGTCCACTCCTTAAGACACAGTCTGCGCGCTGCATGGACTGTGGAACTCCTTTTTGTCATCAG GAGAACTCTGGGTGTCCTCTTGGAAACAAAATACCAGAATTCAATGAGTTAGTGTATCAAAACAGGTGGCGTGAAGCACTGGATAGGCTTCTTGAGACAAACAACTTCCCTGAGTTCACTGGTCGGGTGTGCCCTGCACCTTGTGAAGGGTCTTGTGTGCTTGGTATCATTGAGAATCCTGTTTCTATTAAGAGCATTGAATGTGCCATTATCGACAAAGCTTTTGAGGAAGGGTGGATGGTGCCACGACCTCCTTCTGAGAGAACTGG GAAAAGAGTCGCAATTGTCGGGAGTGGACCCTCAGGCCTGGCTGCTGCTGATCAGTTAAATAGAAAGGGTCATACTGTAACCGTGTTTGAACGTGCTGATAGAATCGGTGGTCTGATGATGTATGGAGTGCCCAACATGAAGACCGACAAGATTGATGTCGTTCAGAGGCGGGTTGACCTTATGGAGAAGGAAGGGGTGAAATTTGTGGTCAATGCAAATGTTGGAAATGATCCCGTGTACTCCTTAGAGCGGCTTCGTGAAGATCACGATGCAATTGTTTTGGCTGTTGGAGCCACAAAGCCAAG GGACCTTCCTGTTCCTGGACGAGACCTCTCAGGAGTTCATTTTGCAATGGAGTTCCTTCATGCAAACACAAAAAGTTTGCTTGATAGCAATCTCCAGGATGAAAAATACATTTCTGCCAAGGGCAAGAAGGTGGTTGTTATTGGTGGAGGTGACACTGGGACAGATTGCATAGGAACGTCTATTCGGCATGGCTGCAGCAGTGTTGTTAATCTAGAGCTTCTCCCTCAGCCGCCACAAACTAGGGCTCCTGGAAATCCTTGGCCACAG TGGCCTCGTATCTTCCGTGTAGACTATGGGCATCAGGAAGCTGCTGCAAAGTTTGGTAAGGATCCGAGATCCTATGAGGTATTGACCAAGCGATTCATTGGCGATGAGAATGGAAATGTGAAAGGGTTGGAGGTCATACGTGTACAGTGGGAGAAAGATGCTAGTGGAAGATTCCAATTCAAAGAAGTAGAAGGCTCTGAAGAAATTATCGGAGCTGATCTGGTTATGCTAGCTATGGGGTTCCTTGGTCCTGAATCG ACAATAGCAGACAAACTGGGACTAGAAAAGGACAACAGATCTAACTTCAAGGCTGATTATGGACGCTTTTCTACAAGTGTGGAAGGGGTGTTTGCAGCAGGAGACTGTCGCAGGGGACAGTCTTTGGTGGTGTGGGCCATCTCCGAAGGGCGGCAAGCAGCTGCTCAAGTTGACAAGTTTCTCATGAAGGATGACGATGACGATTTCACTGTTGATGTGGCTAGCCAACAAGAATTTGTCAAGAAGCAACAAGATAGCAGCAAGCAGCAAACAGTCGTGACATAA